cctgattgtttcatgtctggcatTCCCCTAAACATTctacagatctataaacctcacttgcctagtttccaacagacttcacaacctctgaggatgcattccatacatgtgggcaaaatgtccggagagaatgcttctggaacatgaccatacagcctggaaaactcacagcaacctagtgattccggccataaaatcacattaatacattttattattagcatagcacaataattggtatgatatattattattgtactgcACTAATTTGGCCAATAATATCAATAATGttatgtataatatattatatattattatactgtattatattatacacggctagtatattatactattagtataatataataggtaaaggtaaaggttttcccctgacgttaagtccagtcgtgaccgactctgggggttggtgctcatctccatttctaagctcaagagccagcgttatccatagacacctcaaaggtcatgactgcatggtcattaccttcccgccggagcggtacctattgatctactcacatttgcatgttttcaaactgctaggttggcaggagagtataatacatataatataaatatcataatatatattatattatatagtataatataatatattgcactaAATCATAAGTTGTAGTACGattattatattacaacattattcatattatatatacaggtattggtattattacattacagACATTATTATTAACTGATTGATTCTGCAACCTTGATGCACCCTCCTCCTGCTGTTAGGTATTCATTGCAAATAAGCCTTTTGAAACTGCAGCTACTTTGGTTGCAGATTCTGCACTGAGTAAGGGgtgggactagatgacctttgggggtctctctTTTCCAATACTATCATTCCTTTGAAATATTGCTAGGAGAGGGTAAGACGACTATAAGAAGGAAGCAAAACAAAGAGGAACGAGCTTTTTAAGAATTGACACCAAGAAGGAGTGGAGACTTTTGAGTGGGAGAGATTTAATGGCAGGCAAGCGTAGAATAAGACTGCAAGGCGGAACTAAGGTGGAAGGATGCTGTTGCAGGAGGGGCGCCTTTTAGTGAAACACCTCGGGCTCAATGGGGGACCGGAAATGAATGCACTCACTCACCTGAGAACGCTCGGCACAGAAAGTGCCGCCAGCGCATGAGAGGAAGCGGCCGAGGAGAGACGTTTACCGGAATGGCGGCTCGGAGGGACCGAACGGGATTTGAAGGGCGCCGCAAAGAAAGCCCCGCCCCAAAAACCGGACCTTAAGTGACGTCATCGCAGCGACGTCCGTTTCCCCCTCTTGTCGCGGAGCAATGACGTTACGAAATGCCcttgaaggggaaaaggaggagCTGTGGGCGGGGCTACGCGGAGGAGGCCTCTCATTGGTCGCCGGCGACGAGTCACGTGAAAGAGCCTTCTTTTGGTCCGGCCCTGGTGAGGATCAAACCATTTGGGATATTTTGTAGGGGGAAACGGGTCAAACCATTACGCCATAGCATTGCGGAAGAAGGAGAAGGGTGAGTAGGAGAAGAATAAGGAGCGAACCATTTGCAGAAATAAACAGGGAGGGAAGCGGGAAGGGAAAAGCAATATTCCTATATGGAACAAACCATTGAAGATCTGAGTGGGGACAAACCATTTACAGAAGGAATTTGGGGGGGGTCAGGAAGGGAAAAGCCATATTCATTCGGACCAACCCATTAATGAGCTGAATGGGGGGAGTGAAATAACTGATCTACTCCACAGGGTCGTTGTGAAGCAAGACAACCACGTGGTCACCTTAATaagtaaattatttaaatttattaaattatttaattataataTTTTTCCATAAATTGCAACAATTATGCATGAATTATACCCAAAGTGTGGAATATAACGATGAGGGACGATTTAATATAATTCTGAAcactattataaaataataataataataataataataatactttttctataccgccctatctcccggatgggactcagggtggtttccaatcataaaaacaacacatacattacatagcaacataataacacattattaagcaaggtaaaacaatacaattatatactgtagcaataaataacacacaacctgatcaaggggatgggaaccataaacccaatatattaaaatgtatcattttaggccagataaatcttgtgcaatatatttagGCCCAGAAAAAGTTCCCTATTATTGGGGAAATAGTTTAAAAACTCCCATTTGTCTTAAAATCGTAAtgattttaattacatttttctgttttcctcCAGCAGATGTTGTAAGAAAGAGACGTGTTCTTTGGATCATGCCTGATAAATACAGCTTTCGCCCATCCTAAAGCTCATACTTGAAATCATTGTTAGCTTCAGGTTTGTATAATAAGCTCTGGACCATCCTCAGCATGATGACAACCATCAGCAGGACTCTCAGGTACATATTATTATTGATTTGACAGCAGAGGTTGAACCTCCCTTCTCTTACATgtgtgggaccagaagtgttttccaTTTTGGAAAACCCATGTATGCACATTGTGCgattatcttggagatgggacccaagtctagtaAACACAGCATTCCGTTATGTTTCCTATACACCTTATATGCATGGCCTGAAAGTCACTTGACACACAGTATACAGCAGGCCTGAGCACGCTGCTAGAAGGGACAGATAATTTCATCTGTGCTAATGATCATGctatcaccgctcaagcagggagctttgaaatagttgaacagaagctctctgaagcttgaggtgctcttactgcctattacagggaaaactaaaatgcagatgtgtgtttttcaccttaagaacagacaagcatctcgagctctgaagaTGACCTGGAaagaaatcccactggagcattgcagcagaCCAGaacacctgggagtcactctggacttacaagaagcactgcttggctATCAAGCAATAAGTAGGTACTggaaataacattgtacgaaatttgactggcacaacctggggattgtaaccggacacagtgaagacatctgcccttgcgctttgttactctgctgctgagtatgcatgcccagtgtggaatatatctcaccacgtcaaatcagtggatgtggctcttaataagacctgccacattatcacaggatgtctatgctccacaccactggagaaattagcaggtattgcaccacctgacatccgccaggaagtagcagccaataatgcaaggaccaaggcagtgacatctctgaccCATCCTCTGTTTCAAtaccagccagcaagccaatgactgaaatcaagaaacagttttctaagatccacagagatacttgcagtaacacctcagcaagcgagagtccaaaagtggcaggctaaaacttgaAATGGGTATCAATccgtggctgataccggatgagacactccctcctgggcacatagaagactgggcgacttagaaggcgctgaacaaactgcgctctggcaccacaagacgcaaagccaatcttaagaaatggggctgccAAGTGGAGtctgcaagtgtggagaagagcaaactacagaccactgactacaatgcagcctgagccctgccacatgcaccatggagaaCCATCTcacaacaacaccagaggcactcccaagtggccagctactggtcaaaggaaatctagtataatgtcaagtttctaacttggtgttttttaaaaatgcattataactgtaccctcaagttgtttctgacacaataaataaataaatgggcaaGCTTcgtccctccttccaggtgttgcaTAGTTATACAACATGTAGCCTTGTTGAATCCTACAGTGTGCCATTGTTCCATGAGCTTCAAAAGCACCTTTTAGTCTTTAAAGGGACAAACACCTGGTTTGATAGAACAAGAGTTGCTTTGCATATGTTTGATCTCAAGATCCAAGAGTCCTTTTGAAAAAGGGAAGGCTGCCTTTTTTCTCATCTCATAGTTTATGCAGTGCttgaagcattttttaaaataaaagggaaTCAGCTTCAAAGCTTCATAGGGGGCATATACACtaggaatttttaaatactgtttatatttaattcagtttaatgtttgcatatttgtgtattttaaattgtatgctgatacgtttatgttaagctgctttgagtctccttcgggagagatataAGGGTataattaatactaataataataataataataataataataataataataataataatgggtgggatcacaaacctgcaaacctggaaaatgaacatgcaaagatactgtgggacttccaaatccagacaacaaagttctggaacacaacacaccagacatcacagttgtggaaaagaaaaaggtttggatcattgatgttgccatcccaggtgacagtcgcattgacgaaaaacaacaggaaaaactcagccgctatcaggacttcaaaattgaacttcaaagactggcagaaaccagtgcaggtggtcccggtggtgatgggcacactgggtgccgtgccaaaagatctcagccggcatttggaaacaatagacattgacaaaattacaatctgccaactgcaaaaggccaccctgctgggatctgcacgcatcatccgaaaatacatcacacagtcctagacacttgggaagtgttcgacttgtgattttgtgatatgaaatccagtatatctatcttgtttgctgtgtcataataaaataataatagaattgatgcagttgaaCTAaactgccatgtctccatgctttggaataataggagttgtagtctggtgaagcactagtattctttgacagagaaggcaaagaccttgtaaaactacagctcttgcgattccatagcatggagtcatgTTAGTTAAAAgtagaatcaaactgcattaattctaaggcCCAAAGCACTACACCATACTAGCTCTAATGACCctgttttattgaatgccagcatacATCAGCTTTTGCACTGAACTGATAAGATTGTTTACATTCTGTTTAAATTGGTTCCAGGCTCTTGCAAGGAGAGGCACTCTGGGCATTCCTTCCCAGGCCTTGCCGTCTTCACACATCCGCGTGCCAACCCAACTCCAACCGGACGTCCATCGCTTGTGTTTCAAGGCAGAAGTACGGCCGGATGTATCCAGTTCTGCTGGTCAGACCTGATGGCTCCACCATCCACATCCGTTACAAAGAGCCCAGGCGGATCCTTTCAGTGAGCGCTGAATTTGTTCCCCTCCAGATagagttaaaataataataataataataataataataataataataataataataataatacagtagagtctcatttatccaacataaatgggccggcagaatgttggataagcgaatatgttggataataaggaggcattaaggaaaagcctattaaacatcaaattaggttatgattttacaaatgaagcaccaaaacatgttaggcaccaaatttggcagaaaaagtagttcaatacgcagtaattctatgtagtaattactgtatttatgaatttagcacaaaaatatcacgatatattgaaaacattgactacaaaaatgcgttggataatccagaatgttggataagcaagtgttggataagtgagactctactgtatatttgtaccctgccctgatTCAGGGTGGCTTCCACCATAAtaacagacaaacattcaatgcctatgtaaacagaaaaccataaaaatttaaaacaaaaggcAATACTAAACATTTTACAATAggttaaaataaacagttgcattaaataattatcattaaaagcaattaaaaaaacaGCTGTGGTAAAGTGTCATATCAGTTCCCTTTCGTCTTCTCTCAGTCTTCTCCTATTGACACagcctagaatggcattggccttttcagctgcagcatcacactattGGCTCGTGGTCGACTAAGACTCCttttagaattctagagttggaagatacctctaaaggacatccagtccaaccccttgctgtactgctctgggtgcatctgcactgcaaaaGTAACGCAGTTTGATGctgatttaactgccatggctcagtgctatggagtcatgagagTGGCAGCTTGAGGAGGttgtcttcagctttctctgccagaagTGCTCACCAAATTACAAGAAAATCAGAATCCCTTTGTTGGGCACTGGCAATcctacatattttttttaatgtaatcttttcatttagttgttgttgttatgattattGTCTTTTCTTCATTAGATACCAGTAGACATCAATACTCTCCCTGAAGCCGAAAGGAGAGCCCGGTTGCGGAAACGGGACGCCATCAAGCTTAAACCCAAACAGGAGGCAGTCTTTGATGACGATGACTTTAAGTTGGACGATTATAGAAAGTTTTGGAAGAAGAAATGAGATATTTGtgttactattttttttttgtagcaAAACGCTGTTATAAACAAATTGCAAACCCTAAATAAAGAGTCTATCATCTTCTCCTTCTGTGTATTGGGGTTTATTTTGTGGATGGTGTAACTTAGATAAGAAATGAGTCCAAGGCATTTCCATTGCATGAGGTtcatgggtgtatctacaccaggcatgggcaaacttgggccctccgggtgttttggacttcaactcccaccgttcctggcctcaggccccttccttttccccctcagctgcatACATTTCTATACCACTATCCTCATGCATTTTTGCATCATGGACGTTCACGTGTTTCTGCAGCATCATCCGCATGCATTTCTACACCATCATCCGCATGCATTTTTGCatcatagattattattattatgtttgtttatattccactttttctctccataaggggAATCAAAACGGTTAACACCGAAAGCATTacgatacaatttaaaatatacaaatattaaaacagaattaaacatcagatttaaaaacaattcaaattaaatccataaaaacatttttaaaccaCATGCATCCTCATCATCCTAATGCACTTTTGCATCATGCACCAGTTCTGACACACATGACCAGTTTTCTTTCGTAGCTAAAGAAAACAAATGGAGTCTTGCTGATCTGTCAACGTGATTCCAAACATTGCCAATAGTGTGCACCGTCCAAAGTTCATCACTGTAAAATGGTAACTGTTCTAACAAAAGACAAAAATGGGATAACAGACCACCTGCATGATTAGCAAGGTGGTTATGGCAACTTATTGCCAGTTGTGCATTCCCCATtcttgtttgtgtgtgagagagaacatcTTCCAAATTTTGGGCTgacttgtgatgaatgtaagatgaatgtattgccagcgcTTACATTTGCACGTAtaagtgtgagtgtgatggggaggcagaatgtGCATTTGTCCACATGCATTTGTGCATCCTGGTGCACCATCATCCATTTCAGCTTCATGGACACTCATGCATCTTCATCATCCTTTTGCACTTTGCATAATCCTCATACATTTTGTGCATCCTGATGCACCACCAACAACATGCATTGGAGCATTCTGATACACCATCCTCATGCATTTGTACAACACCATCCACATGCATTTCTACACCATAACCCTCATGCACTTGTGCAACTCCATCCCATGCATTTTACACCATCATCCCCATACATTTGTGCATTCTCATTATCCTTACGCACTTTTTGCATCATGCATCATCCCCATGGAATTGTGCAGCCTTAGGCATTGGTGCAAAAGCTCGGAAAAAGCCCTCCGAAGAACAaccttcctgctttctttccccTGCACTATCCCTATATTTTTGCAGCCAATGGTCTCTCCCTGTTTTGCCGGAAGTCGATGCTGAAGGCTCTTCCTGCTTGCAACAGCACGTGAGTTTGCAAAAGGAGGGCGCTTTGCAGATCCTTCTGGGGAAGTTTGGCTTCCTGGTAAGTACAATATTCCTCCTGTCATTCataaaagggtgcatctacactgtagaataaacgcagtttcataccacttgcACTGCCAGGGTTCAGTACTAGGgagccatgggagttatagtttagtcAGGTGccaggcagagaaagctaaacctTGCAAAACTAGCATTGAGTTAAAGGAATAGCATTGAGATATAGTTTAACTGGTGCCAGAttgcagtgtagctgcacccttagATTTATCCATGTTCAAATTGTTGGGTgtctgtaagttttccgggctctctggccatgttccagaagcattctctcctgacgtttcgcccacatctatggcaagcatcttcagagcttgggaggtctgttggaaaccaggcaaatgGAAATTATATAtctgggtgggaaaaagaactcttgtctgatggaggcaagtgtgactggtgcaattggccaccttgattagcattgaaaagccttgcagctttaaggtacagctgcttattgcctgggggaatccatttgTCTCCATTTAATCCCGTCTCCATAGCTGTGTGTGTGGGCAAACAAGAGACCCTGAAAATGCATTTTTTGCACCGTTCTAGCTTTGCAAAACAAGACTTGAGAAAGCACTTTTTctcctttcaaaaccatctttcGGAGTTCCTGGGTTGCTTTGGCTACAATGGCAAGGGAATTGTACTCTGCACATGTTTGGGAGCACTCCCTTTTCTTGCCAGCTTAGATTTTagagggtgaaacatcaggagagaatgcttctagaacataaccgtatagcccggaaaactcacattaacccagtgattccagccatgaaagctgtcAGCAACATGTTGTTAGTACTTTTGGCCCAGTTTTGCAATCTGTTTAGGTGATATTCACATGTataaaggttttgcagtttacaATGGCAAAATTGCCACCTAAATGCAGTACAATTGCCACTGAAATACAATAAGCTAAAATGCAGCAAGTTATTATTAATTGTGGATTTCAACTTTACATTTTGTTAGCATTTTGCTCTGTTTAGTAATATGTGCattttcatagtacagtagagtctcacttatccaacataaacgggccggcagaatgttggataagcgaatatgttggataataaggagagattaaggagaagcctattaaacattaaattaggttatgattttacaaattaagcaccaaaacatcatgttatacaacaaatctggtagaaaaagtcgttcaatacgcagtgatgctacatagtaattactgtatttacgaatttcgcaccaaaatatcatgatatattgaaatcattgactacaaaaatgcgttggataatgcagaacgttggataagtgagactctgctgtactcaaatttgcatgttttcgaactgctaggttggcaggagctggagctaacagtgggcactcattccgctcccgggatttgaacctgggaccttttggtccgcaagttcagcagctcagctgaaaacattgaaaacattgactaaaaaaatgtgttggataatccagaacgttggataagcgagtgttggataagtgagactctactgtattacgttTTCACTGTGTGTTTTAAACCATCAGGTACACAGCCTCAAGccctgtaaaaaataaaatgtactgtattattattttccattctaGGTCCAGTTGCTGATGATTTAATCCACTGATTCCCAGGATTTCTTGTTTTGTTCCTCATTATGTTTGGCCCTTCCCGAGGCGGAGTGAGAGG
This sequence is a window from Anolis carolinensis isolate JA03-04 chromosome 6, rAnoCar3.1.pri, whole genome shotgun sequence. Protein-coding genes within it:
- the mrpl55 gene encoding large ribosomal subunit protein mL55; its protein translation is MMTTISRTLRLLQGEALWAFLPRPCRLHTSACQPNSNRTSIACVSRQKYGRMYPVLLVRPDGSTIHIRYKEPRRILSIPVDINTLPEAERRARLRKRDAIKLKPKQEAVFDDDDFKLDDYRKFWKKK